Below is a window of Paraburkholderia azotifigens DNA.
GGATCGACGCGAGCCGCGGACCTTCTTCGGGCAGGCGCAGGTCGTCCCACGAAAACGATGTCTTGCCGCGAAAGCCGACGATGATGATCCGCTCGCGATGCTGCGGCGTGAAATGCGCGCCGTCGATCACGCGGTAATGCACCTCGTAGCCGAGTTCGTCGCGCAGCGTTTGCAGGATCACGTCGAAGGTGCGGCCCTTGTCGTGCGAAAGCAGGTTCTTCACGTTTTCGAGCAGAAACGCAGCGGGACGGCGCGTGGCGATGATGCGCGCGACATCGAAGAAAAGCGTGCCTTGCGTCGTGCATTCGAAACCGTGCGGCCGGCCGAGCGCGTTCTTCTTGCTGACGCCCGCGATCGAAAACGGCTGGCACGGAAAGCCGCCGAGCAGGATATCGTGCTCGGGAACGGCTTCGGCGGGAAACGTGACGATATCGCCGATCAACGTGTGCTGCGGTGCGCCTTCGCCCAAGTCTTCGCCGAAGTTCTCGCCGAAGTTCTCACGATAGGTCTTCTGCGAGAAATCGTTCCACTCGCTGGTGAACACGCATTGGCCGCCGTGCGCCTCGAAGCCCATGCGAATGCCGCCGATGCCGGCGAACAGGTCGATGAAGTTCACGCGCGAGCCGTTGTCTGCGTGCTGTGCGCCATTGCGCGCCGTCGACGCATGCAGCAGCGCGTATAGCGCCGGTTCCAGCATGGCGGGGCACGGCGTTTCGCCCTTCTCCCAGCGGCGCACCGTCTTGATGTCTTTGCCGACATGCGCGGCGATTTCTTTTTGTGTGAAGCGGGTGCGCGCCTGCTTCAGCAGTTCAAGCGGTGAAGCCTGAGTCACAGGAGTCCTTGCTGGGTATTTTTGCGGACATTATGACCTATGAATGTCCCCGATTTGCGATCGTCGGGTGTTGCGGGGCAAATTTTCCCGCGAGGATGCGTCCGCGAGTACGCACGGGGGAAGAAGGAAGGCAGCCCCGGCGACGCGCCAGATGAGACTGTCGCTATGTCGCCGGGTGTTCGCGCTGCTGGCAGCAGCTTCGGGGAAGGATGCGCGCCGGGTCAATGAATGTTAAATGCAGCGGGCGCAGCGAGGCAGCGGCGAAGCGGGCCGCCTGTTGCCTTCACGGCGTTGTCTGCTGGCTTAGCGCTGGCGGCGTACGCGGTGACGGTTCGTGTCGCGCGATGCTGCGGGCCGCGCGGTCGGCACGGGCAGCGGCGCCAGTTCCTTCGTGCACAGGTCGTCGAGTTGCAGCAGCAGGTCGTCGATCGCGCAGAGCTGGGAATTGGTCAGATGCTCGGCTTCGAGCAGCTCGAACAGGCGCCGGCGCCAGTAGTCGGCGGGGAGAATCGCCCCACCCAGGTCGCCATGCATCGAAGGCCGCATGACGCGGGCAATGTGCGCGATGTCCTGATCGATCAGAGTCGATTTGAACGATCCCGCCGACGAAGTGAGGTAAGTGTCCATGCCCGCACTACGGCAGGCCTTTGGAAAACTTTAGGGTCGGTCCGAAAATATTTTTGCGCCGCTTGCGCCTGGTCCGCCGAATATCTCGCGGCGCCCGCCGCGATGGCGCTCAACTCACGTCAGCGCAAGGGCGAGGCTGCAGGTCAGCACGACGATCATCAGGCCGGCGGCGACTGCGAGGTTGTAGGGTAGGCATCGGTCGACCTGACATATCAAGTGAGTGAAGCAATGATAGGAGGATGCCGGATGCCCGTCCGCAGACAAATGCCGTATTAGGTGGGAGAGCGCACACTGGGTCGCGGCGCTCGCGCGAAAGCCCTGTGCCGCGGACGTCGGGGGCATGGCGGGACGCCCGGACGCGCGGCTATTTCGCGTCGTGTCGCGGCGAGCCACGACACGACGCATCAGACGGGTTGATCGGGAGTCGCGGCGCCCGGCTGGGCGGCACCTTCCAGGAAGCGCCGCGTCGCTTCGAACGATTGCAGCATCTGGTCGGGCCACGGCGTCTGCAGCATGACGGCCTGATGGTTTTCGAACGCCGAGTTCAGCAGCTTTGACAGTTCGGGCGAGTTGATATGGCGCAGCAGGACGCTGACCGCGATGGCCGTCGCCTGGCTGGCGCCCGCCGTTTGCAGTTCGGAAGTGGTGAGGGCGGCGACTTGCTTGTTGATGTCCATGAGATGTCCTTCGTTGTGCTGGCTGCTGATGCGCGAAATGCGTGATTTTGTCACGGTCGGGTGGCTTCGATGCGATGCAAACGACGCCTGGATGTACCGTCCAGCCCGTGCCAGGCGGGCCTGTTCGCCTTGACTATCAAAAAAGGGAACTGTGTTTTGGCAATTCCGGTAGTTTTCTTTACAAAGCAAGCCGGTAGACTTGTTACAAATGTTTCGCTCTGGAGTCGATCATGCTCGCTACCTTCTTCGTGCTTTGGCCGTTTGCCGCCGCGTCGCTGTTTGCGCTCGCCCGATTCTTCGATCAGCGCGACCAGCAACTGGCCAAGGTTCAGGTAGTGCGCCGGCGTTGATCGCCCTGGACCGGGATGGCGCGGCGCGATGGTTCGGTCATCACGCTGTAGCAAACAAAAAACCCGCAAAGCGCGAGCTGTTGCGGGTTTTTCATTTGGCGTCGTCCGTCGCCGATGTGGTCCCCCCGACAGGAATCGAACCTGTATCTAGCGCTTAGGAGGCACTCGTTCTATCCATTGAACTACGGGGAGGGGCCGCCGACGAGCGCAGAGTATAGCAAATCGCCCGCCTTGCCAAAGCGGCTTTCGGTGCGCGTCTGCGCTACCGCAAGCGCGCCGTGGCGCGTCGCGGGTGGCGCGGCTACCATCGGCGCAATGACCGATTCACATTACTCCGATCCGCGTCTCGTCGCGCTCTACGACGCGCTCAACCCGTTTGCCGCCGATACCCGCTTCTATCTCGATCTTGCCGCGCGCACGGAAGCATCGCGCGTTGTCGATATCGGCTGCGGCACCGGCTTGCTCGCGTGTGAACTGGCCCAGCGAGGCCACATCGTGACGGGCGTCGATCCGTCGCGCGCGATGCTTGACGTCGCGCGCGGAAGGCCAGGCGGCGGGCGGGTGAAATGGATCGAAGGCGACGCGGCGCGGCTCGGCGCCATGAACGCCGACCTGGCCGTGATGACGGGGCATGTCGCGCAGGTTTTTCTCGACGACACCAGCTTCGACATCACGCTGGCTGCTGCGCACGCAGCATTGCGCCCCGGCGGGCGGCTCGCTTTCGAGAGCCGCAATCCGCTTGTGTCGCCGTGGACGGCGTGGACGCCGGAAAAGTCGCGCCGCATGATCGACGACACTCGGCACGGGGCCGTCGAAATCTGGCAGCAACCCGTCGATGTGAAGCCTGGCCGCGTCCGGTTCGAGACCTGCTATCGATTCGCCGGCGACGGCGACACCGTCGTCTCGGTCAGCGAACTGCGTTTTCGCACCCGGACCGAACTCGACGACGCACTTCGCAACGCGGGTTTCAGCGAAATGGAATGGTTCGGCGACTGGTTCCGCTCGCCCGTTCACGAAGCGAGCCGCGAACTGATCGTCGTCGCGACGCGTGGCTGATTGCGGCAGTGGCGCCGCAAAAACAAAAGCGGCCCGTGGGCAGGTGACCCACGAACCGCTCGATACCGCAGACGCTTTCCGACGGAGCAGTCGATCAGAACTCGACCACGGCGAATTCCGCCTTGCCCACGTCGCACAGCGGGCAACGCCAGTCTTCCGGGATGTCGGCGAAACGCGTACCCGCCGCGATGCCTTCCTCGGGCAGACCTTCCTCTTCGTTGTAGATCCAGCCGCAAATCAGGCAGACCCAGCTCTTGTATTCGATCACTTCACTCACGACACACGCTCTTCATTGATTCAATGCACAATCCGCCCATCTGCCCCTTTATGGGGCATCCGGCGGCGACCCGCAATATTACCGGAATTCACCGGAAGCCCCGCGCTTTCCATGCCGTTTACCCGTTCCGGATCAACGCGAAGCGGCTCCCGCCGGGCGATTCGCTCGCTGGCGGGTGCGGATCGAGCGTGTATCCTTTCAATGCGGTTGTGGCCGTGTGCGACTGCACTGACGCGCGCCGTGCCCGTCGAGCCGCTCTAGCCAAGGAGAAAACGATGCTGAACAAGAATGGTGGCTCGGCGCAGTGTGCGCGGGCATGCTGGTCATGTCGGGCGTGGCGCATGCCGCGGGCGTCTCTTTCGTCGAGCCGAAGGACGGCGCGACGGTGAGCAACCCCGTCCACGTGAAATTGCCGTCGAAGGCATGAAGATCGTGCCCGCCGGCACGATGACGGAAGGCACGGGGCATCACCATCTGATCGTCGACGGACAGCCGTTGCCGAAAGCGAAGTGATCCCCGCCAACGACAAGTCGTTGCTTTCGGCAAGGGCCAGACGGAAACCGAACTCACGCTGCCGCCCGGCGACCACACGCTGACGCTCGATTTTGGCGACGGCGCGCACCGCTCGTACGGGTCCCGAGATGAGCAAGACGATCACGATTCACGTGAGTGAGCTGAACCGCGTTTCTCGCGCGAAGCGCTGGCGGCAGCCGTCTGCCGCCGCTGCGAACGCCCTCGGCGCAGGGCGTTCGCAGGTTCTGCCTTTCAGGTTGACGACGCATGTCTGCCATTCGTCCTATGCCATCCGTCGGCCCGCATCCCGTCGGCGTCCGCGCCGCCGACCGGTACAATGAGCGCTTCCGACTCATCGCTGGTTTCCTCATTTTTCCATGTCGCTTTACACCATTACGGGCGCGCAACTGGCGTTCGGCCATGTCGCGCTGCTCGATCACGCGGATTTCTCACTCGAAGCCGGCGAGCGCGTCGGATTGATCGGCCGTAACGGCGCAGGCAAGTCGTCGCTGCTGAAGATCGTCGCCGAGCTCGCCAGACAGACGACGGGCTGATCACGCGCCAGCAGGATCTCGTCACTGTGTACGTGCCGCAGGAACCCGAATTCGACGGCGACGCGACGGTGTTCGATACAGTCGCGGCGGGTCTCACGCGGGCGAGCGCGCTGCTCGACGAATACAAACACGGTCGCGCACGAGCTGGCGGAAACGCCGGAAGGCGCGCAGCACGACGCGTTGCTTGCACGCATGAACGTGCTGCAGTCGTCGCTCGATGCGACGGACGCCTGGAACTGGCGCACGCGCGTCGCTACGACGCTGGCGCAGATCGGTCTCGACGGCGATGCGCGTGTCGGCTCGCTGTCGGGCGGCATGCAGAAGCGCGTCGCACTGGCGCGCGCGCTCGTCGTGCAGCCGGACGTCCTGCT
It encodes the following:
- the dcm gene encoding DNA (cytosine-5-)-methyltransferase, with protein sequence MTQASPLELLKQARTRFTQKEIAAHVGKDIKTVRRWEKGETPCPAMLEPALYALLHASTARNGAQHADNGSRVNFIDLFAGIGGIRMGFEAHGGQCVFTSEWNDFSQKTYRENFGENFGEDLGEGAPQHTLIGDIVTFPAEAVPEHDILLGGFPCQPFSIAGVSKKNALGRPHGFECTTQGTLFFDVARIIATRRPAAFLLENVKNLLSHDKGRTFDVILQTLRDELGYEVHYRVIDGAHFTPQHRERIIIVGFRGKTSFSWDDLRLPEEGPRLASILHRTDGREPILPWDGDRFFDHAARGVQPKYTLTPKLWTYLQNYADKHRAAGNGFGYGMAYPQSVTRTLSARYHKDGSEILVYQGDKQRPRRLTPRECARLMGFPDTYRIPVSDTQAYRQFGNSVVVPVMREVARIMLPHVLALTRATHRAGTAELAA
- a CDS encoding class I SAM-dependent methyltransferase, yielding MTDSHYSDPRLVALYDALNPFAADTRFYLDLAARTEASRVVDIGCGTGLLACELAQRGHIVTGVDPSRAMLDVARGRPGGGRVKWIEGDAARLGAMNADLAVMTGHVAQVFLDDTSFDITLAAAHAALRPGGRLAFESRNPLVSPWTAWTPEKSRRMIDDTRHGAVEIWQQPVDVKPGRVRFETCYRFAGDGDTVVSVSELRFRTRTELDDALRNAGFSEMEWFGDWFRSPVHEASRELIVVATRG
- a CDS encoding rubredoxin — its product is MSEVIEYKSWVCLICGWIYNEEEGLPEEGIAAGTRFADIPEDWRCPLCDVGKAEFAVVEF